In the Colwellia sp. 20A7 genome, one interval contains:
- a CDS encoding cupin domain-containing protein gives MNNATSHLTKAQVIEKLSLEHHFEGGYFRQTFKANHRDKVSTVRGERTTMSAIFYMLTEDNHIDHFHTKYSDGIEFYHMGSPITYHMIYPDGRYEKVVVGPDIFNGQQLQLAVPGGTYKAAELTSGSYGLVSEAVAPGWEQEDMIEVSREELLNKFPQHKVVIDRLANKK, from the coding sequence ATGAATAATGCCACTTCGCACTTAACTAAAGCACAAGTTATTGAAAAGTTATCGTTAGAACATCATTTTGAAGGAGGGTATTTTCGTCAGACATTTAAGGCCAACCATAGAGATAAAGTAAGTACTGTGCGTGGCGAAAGAACAACAATGTCGGCAATATTTTATATGTTGACCGAAGATAATCATATTGATCATTTTCATACCAAGTATTCGGATGGTATTGAGTTTTATCATATGGGATCCCCAATTACCTACCATATGATTTACCCTGATGGGCGTTATGAAAAAGTTGTCGTTGGCCCAGATATATTCAATGGTCAGCAGTTACAACTTGCCGTTCCTGGTGGCACTTATAAAGCTGCAGAGCTAACTTCTGGTTCATATGGTTTAGTAAGCGAAGCTGTTGCGCCTGGTTGGGAACAAGAAGATATGATTGAGGTTAGCCGAGAAGAATTACTCAATAAGTTCCCTCAACATAAAGTTGTTATTGACCGTTTAGCAAATAAAAAATAG
- a CDS encoding TonB-dependent receptor plug domain-containing protein produces the protein MQHYRINTLALAITLAVSAPSIVSAQESQETTAENLERISVLGSRVSNRTSTESSSPIDLIDADDLNKGGFTELGQSLQATAPSFNFTRTQVSDGSDLFRPATLRGLQPDQTLVLINGKRRHNQSIFGLNGTVGAGAAGTDMNAIPLTALKGVEVLRDGAAAQYGSDAIAGVINLSLNNSTGVTTGYVQYGGTSEGDGDTLSTGLNRGFELGDNGGFINLSLEYRDADGTNRAERDTGGSLDVEPGTLSDEVRWGQGNSASEFTSLFYNMAIPFGDNELYSFGGYSERTALGNGFYRNFNEASKNVTQVYSDGFLPRIYNEAEDTSVAVGLKGDINPEWTYDVSAVYGENQYDFSSRNTLNASYAAEYLFNNPEASDTEIAANSGPSGGYSGGFRFDQTTVNLDINGIVDIGRSEPLYVSVGAEYRKENYEIVAGEESSYACGLANMDTSYPSVNDPEQFAECGFQAYNGLRPEATNDSDRNSYAFYTNVETMINDAWNVSGALRYEDFSDAGDDIIGKLATRYEFNDDFAVRAAVSTGFRAPSLQQSGYTAFTTNLGSDGTLTQSFTATTGSAFPSALGVDSLELETSKNLSAGFVYDVSSELSLTVDFYRVEIKDRINLGSLLSADDVAFSADAVTALQATGAVQANYFSNSVDSTTQGVDIIASYRTELDGANVAVTFAGNINDTTIDNVNASEGIPESVALDDLQRSFLTDGQPGERATLTFDYGRDAYIATLRFNYFGETDVKYFGNDHISLPGELSPTGSFKPTSTVESAVLVDLNVSYKINEILSLSVGADNLFDQTPDELGDDEVLNFITNGAFKYPVRALPYGFDGRTYYAKLSFSF, from the coding sequence ATGCAACATTACCGTATAAACACATTAGCACTAGCCATTACTTTAGCTGTTAGCGCTCCAAGCATTGTAAGTGCACAAGAATCACAAGAAACAACCGCTGAAAACCTTGAACGCATTTCTGTATTAGGCTCACGTGTATCTAACCGTACTTCTACAGAGTCTTCTTCTCCTATCGATTTAATTGACGCAGATGATTTAAATAAAGGTGGTTTTACTGAACTTGGTCAAAGTTTACAAGCAACAGCACCGTCATTTAACTTTACGCGTACACAAGTTTCTGATGGCTCTGATTTATTCAGACCGGCAACACTGCGTGGCTTGCAACCTGATCAAACATTAGTGTTAATTAATGGTAAACGTCGTCATAATCAATCTATCTTTGGTCTGAACGGTACTGTTGGCGCAGGCGCTGCAGGCACTGATATGAACGCTATTCCACTAACTGCATTGAAAGGTGTTGAAGTATTACGAGATGGCGCTGCAGCACAATATGGCTCAGATGCTATCGCGGGTGTTATTAACTTATCGCTTAATAACTCTACTGGCGTTACCACTGGTTATGTTCAATACGGCGGTACAAGTGAAGGTGACGGAGATACCCTTTCTACCGGTTTAAACCGTGGTTTTGAGCTAGGTGATAATGGCGGATTCATTAACTTATCACTTGAATACCGTGATGCCGATGGTACTAACCGTGCTGAGCGCGATACTGGTGGCTCACTTGACGTAGAGCCTGGCACATTATCTGATGAAGTACGTTGGGGCCAAGGTAATTCAGCGAGTGAATTCACTTCGCTGTTTTATAATATGGCAATTCCTTTTGGTGATAACGAGCTATATTCATTTGGTGGCTACTCTGAGCGCACCGCGTTAGGGAATGGCTTTTACCGTAACTTTAACGAAGCGTCTAAAAACGTAACACAAGTATACAGCGATGGTTTTTTACCACGCATTTATAATGAAGCAGAAGATACGTCTGTTGCGGTAGGTTTAAAAGGTGATATTAACCCTGAATGGACTTACGATGTTTCAGCAGTATATGGCGAGAACCAATATGATTTCTCTTCTCGTAATACGTTAAATGCCTCTTACGCTGCTGAGTATTTATTTAATAACCCAGAAGCAAGCGATACTGAAATTGCCGCGAACTCAGGCCCATCTGGCGGTTATTCTGGTGGTTTCAGATTCGATCAAACAACGGTTAATCTTGATATTAACGGTATCGTGGATATTGGTCGTAGTGAACCGCTTTATGTGTCAGTAGGCGCTGAATATCGTAAAGAAAACTACGAAATCGTTGCAGGTGAAGAATCTTCATATGCGTGTGGTTTAGCCAATATGGATACCTCATATCCTTCGGTTAACGACCCTGAGCAATTCGCTGAATGTGGTTTTCAGGCTTATAACGGTTTACGTCCAGAGGCAACCAACGACAGTGACCGTAACAGCTACGCATTCTATACAAACGTTGAAACTATGATTAACGATGCTTGGAATGTTAGCGGTGCACTTCGTTATGAAGATTTCTCTGATGCAGGTGATGACATCATTGGTAAGTTAGCCACTCGTTATGAATTTAACGATGATTTTGCGGTACGTGCAGCGGTATCAACTGGCTTTAGAGCGCCTTCTCTTCAACAAAGTGGCTACACAGCGTTCACAACGAACTTAGGCTCAGACGGAACACTAACGCAATCATTCACAGCGACAACAGGCTCAGCATTCCCAAGTGCATTAGGCGTTGATAGTTTAGAACTTGAAACATCTAAAAACTTAAGTGCTGGTTTTGTTTATGATGTGAGTAGCGAATTATCATTAACCGTAGACTTTTACCGTGTAGAGATTAAAGACCGTATCAACTTAGGTAGTTTACTATCCGCTGACGATGTTGCCTTTAGTGCTGACGCTGTAACCGCTCTTCAAGCAACTGGTGCTGTACAAGCCAACTACTTTTCAAACTCAGTAGATTCAACAACACAAGGTGTTGATATTATTGCGTCATATCGTACCGAGCTTGATGGTGCTAACGTAGCAGTAACATTTGCAGGTAATATCAACGATACAACCATTGATAATGTTAACGCTTCTGAAGGTATTCCTGAAAGTGTTGCCTTAGATGACCTACAACGTAGCTTCTTAACTGACGGACAACCGGGCGAACGTGCAACACTAACCTTCGATTATGGACGTGACGCATACATAGCAACGCTACGCTTTAATTATTTTGGCGAAACTGATGTTAAATATTTCGGTAATGACCATATTTCATTACCTGGAGAGTTGTCACCAACAGGATCATTTAAACCAACAAGTACTGTAGAGTCTGCTGTGTTAGTTGACTTAAATGTAAGTTACAAAATTAACGAAATATTGTCACTTTCTGTCGGTGCTGATAATTTATTTGATCAAACACCAGATGAATTAGGTGACGACGAAGTACTTAACTTTATTACCAATGGAGCCTTTAAATACCCTGTACGTGCATTGCCTTACGGCTTTGACGGCAGAACGTATTATGCTAAATTAAGCTTTAGTTTTTAA
- the bufB gene encoding MNIO family bufferin maturase — protein sequence MAQVHLKVNNLHYSQNNYPQQVIAVDKLGAGLSLKPEHLDDILSLPVQTSSSNNNLWFEVHTENYFVVGGPRLNYLRAVRENHNISFHGVGGSLGSDHKAMTDHTKQVKTLIDEFQPVLVSEHAVWSKSEGKYFADLMPLPRTQDALQSLIDGVDCYQSGIGRSILIENPSNYLDFISDMDEPQFLVEAARRSGCGLLIDINNLYISSKNTGIDALNYLKQIPADLVGEIHIAGHDPDPTLGQSLLIDSHAAAVAPPVWKLLEQALGLFGQTPVLVERDANIPSFADLMSERKTAQDYLDQCTGQKNLNMPHQEMIR from the coding sequence ATGGCACAGGTTCACTTGAAGGTTAATAATTTACATTATTCCCAAAATAATTATCCTCAGCAAGTTATTGCTGTGGATAAATTAGGTGCCGGTTTAAGTTTAAAACCTGAACACCTTGACGATATTTTATCACTACCTGTGCAAACTTCATCCTCAAATAATAATCTTTGGTTTGAAGTACATACTGAAAATTATTTTGTTGTCGGTGGCCCTCGACTAAATTATTTGAGAGCGGTTCGTGAAAATCATAATATCAGTTTTCATGGTGTTGGTGGTTCGCTAGGCTCTGATCATAAAGCCATGACTGATCATACTAAGCAAGTGAAAACACTGATTGATGAATTTCAACCAGTGTTAGTATCTGAGCATGCGGTATGGTCTAAATCAGAGGGTAAATATTTTGCAGATTTAATGCCTTTACCTCGAACACAAGATGCATTGCAATCATTAATTGATGGTGTTGATTGTTACCAGTCAGGTATTGGTCGGTCTATTTTAATTGAAAACCCAAGTAACTATTTAGATTTTATAAGTGATATGGACGAACCTCAATTTTTAGTTGAGGCTGCTAGGAGATCAGGTTGTGGTTTGTTGATTGATATTAATAATTTATATATCAGCAGTAAAAATACAGGCATTGATGCGCTGAACTACCTAAAGCAGATACCCGCTGATCTTGTTGGAGAAATACATATTGCTGGGCATGATCCCGATCCTACCCTTGGTCAGTCACTATTAATTGACAGCCATGCAGCAGCAGTTGCACCACCAGTCTGGAAATTATTGGAACAAGCGTTAGGGTTATTTGGTCAAACACCTGTATTGGTTGAGCGAGATGCGAATATTCCGTCGTTTGCTGATCTGATGAGCGAACGTAAAACAGCTCAAGATTATTTAGACCAATGCACAGGACAAAAAAATTTAAATATGCCTCATCAAGAAATGATTCGCTAA
- a CDS encoding sigma-70 family RNA polymerase sigma factor, protein MLINLKGYTLLKVHTSIIFEQAKENELIEKLINNDDLAYEILVRQYSERMYAVARRFFTSDDDAQETLQKAFIQVFKNIAAFKKGSSLITWLHRITVNEALMLIRQRKRQNTLPFESFTQHYNEYGERTVFSANSEQGSVHGGVGGIGHNVEQLFEQNELKLSLNELILQLPDKYCNVILLRDIQEVSTKETANILGISEVSVKTQLHRARLLLKAILAEKTKTI, encoded by the coding sequence ATGCTCATTAATTTAAAAGGTTATACATTGTTGAAAGTACACACCTCTATAATTTTTGAGCAAGCGAAAGAAAATGAACTTATTGAGAAGCTAATTAATAATGATGATTTAGCTTATGAAATATTGGTGCGGCAATACAGTGAAAGAATGTATGCTGTAGCTCGTCGTTTTTTTACTTCAGATGATGATGCACAAGAAACCTTGCAAAAAGCCTTTATTCAAGTATTCAAAAATATTGCTGCTTTTAAAAAAGGTTCAAGCTTAATAACGTGGTTGCACCGTATAACAGTCAATGAAGCATTAATGTTGATAAGACAGAGAAAAAGACAAAACACTTTACCCTTTGAAAGCTTTACTCAGCATTATAATGAATATGGTGAGCGTACTGTTTTTAGTGCTAATTCTGAGCAAGGGTCTGTACATGGGGGAGTGGGAGGAATAGGGCATAATGTTGAGCAGTTATTTGAACAAAATGAACTAAAACTGTCGCTTAATGAACTTATTTTACAACTGCCTGATAAATATTGTAACGTTATCTTGCTTCGAGACATCCAAGAAGTAAGTACTAAAGAAACCGCGAATATATTAGGTATATCTGAAGTTTCAGTAAAAACTCAACTCCATAGAGCAAGACTGCTGTTGAAGGCTATTTTAGCGGAAAAAACAAAGACAATTTAG
- a CDS encoding lysophospholipid acyltransferase family protein, with protein sequence MTNTDKTPSDLRIASMAPNSFAGSVLKLFAPLLDKLLGIRRLRSIYESSDLPGLDKQAFSEKLLKLLGVQVLGGEDIIAKIPKTGRCIVVCNHPYGMIEGVIIAHLLTAFRADTKIMANVGLQIFKEIKDYFIFANPLVPKAPINTSAIKQCFSHINQDGLLVIFPAGRVSFFNSDKKIITDGDWNRLAVKIANKTNTPILPVFISGTNSALFHRMGRIYYRFRLLMLIREMLKLQQHRITLTTKNLIEPKQLKELGSIEKINDFIRLQCYLNDEDYLSQWPEDDEQGSFKDVIPQADSELIKAELSRLPAKQHLLDFKSYSVYYGYQHQIPTCVQEITRLREITFRTLNEGSGESCDTDKFDATYMHLFVFENNNEEIIGAYRVGQTDLLQKDGDISQLYLSQMFDFQPEFINQQQPCLEMGRSFIIEAYQNSLYGLLLLWKGIGAFVCQNPRYRTLYGTVSLSKLYDPRSVALINDIMVTDAHGVQPKAAFVGKLHPEVKDFVNNDSVGISQLSSLVKAIEEDGKDIPILLKKYHKLGAKFHCTGIDLNFNQTPGLLLSVDFPRSPDKLLKIYLGDGKDEYVQYSDVD encoded by the coding sequence ATGACAAATACAGATAAAACACCTTCAGACTTACGAATAGCATCAATGGCACCTAATTCCTTCGCTGGGTCAGTGCTTAAGTTATTTGCTCCCTTGCTTGATAAATTGTTAGGTATTAGACGCTTACGCAGCATTTACGAATCCTCTGATTTACCCGGTTTAGATAAACAAGCATTCTCTGAAAAGTTATTGAAATTGTTAGGCGTTCAGGTGTTGGGTGGCGAAGATATAATAGCTAAAATCCCAAAGACAGGTCGATGTATTGTCGTATGTAATCATCCTTACGGTATGATTGAGGGTGTTATTATTGCCCATTTACTCACCGCCTTTCGTGCTGACACCAAAATAATGGCCAATGTTGGTTTACAAATATTTAAAGAAATTAAAGACTATTTTATCTTTGCTAATCCGTTAGTACCTAAAGCACCCATTAATACTTCTGCGATAAAACAGTGTTTTAGTCATATTAATCAAGATGGATTATTAGTTATATTTCCTGCAGGTCGCGTGTCTTTTTTCAATTCAGATAAAAAAATAATAACGGACGGTGATTGGAACCGACTTGCGGTTAAAATTGCGAATAAAACTAACACCCCTATTTTGCCTGTTTTTATTTCAGGTACTAATAGCGCTTTATTCCACCGCATGGGACGCATTTATTATCGTTTTCGTTTATTAATGCTAATTCGTGAAATGCTTAAATTACAGCAACACCGCATAACCCTAACAACAAAAAACTTAATTGAGCCTAAGCAGCTAAAAGAACTTGGTAGTATTGAAAAAATTAATGATTTTATACGATTACAGTGTTATTTAAATGACGAAGATTATCTCAGCCAATGGCCTGAAGACGATGAACAAGGATCTTTTAAAGACGTTATTCCTCAGGCTGACAGTGAATTAATAAAAGCGGAATTATCTCGCTTACCGGCTAAACAGCACTTGTTAGATTTTAAATCATATTCTGTCTACTACGGTTATCAACATCAAATACCTACTTGTGTTCAAGAAATTACGCGTTTACGAGAAATTACGTTTCGGACACTAAACGAAGGCAGTGGTGAATCTTGTGATACCGATAAATTTGATGCTACTTATATGCACTTATTTGTTTTTGAAAATAACAATGAAGAAATTATAGGTGCTTATCGCGTTGGTCAAACAGATCTTTTACAAAAAGACGGTGATATTTCACAGCTCTACCTTTCACAAATGTTTGATTTTCAACCTGAGTTTATTAATCAGCAGCAACCTTGTTTAGAAATGGGGCGCTCTTTTATTATAGAAGCGTATCAAAATAGCTTATATGGCTTATTATTATTGTGGAAAGGTATTGGCGCATTTGTTTGTCAGAACCCGCGTTATAGAACGTTATATGGCACGGTATCGTTAAGTAAATTATATGACCCACGTTCAGTCGCTTTAATTAATGATATTATGGTAACAGACGCTCATGGCGTTCAGCCTAAAGCCGCGTTTGTTGGTAAGCTTCATCCGGAAGTAAAAGATTTTGTGAATAATGACTCAGTAGGTATTTCGCAACTATCGTCGCTAGTTAAAGCGATTGAAGAAGACGGTAAAGATATTCCTATATTACTGAAAAAGTACCATAAACTTGGCGCTAAATTTCATTGTACGGGCATTGATTTAAACTTCAATCAAACCCCCGGCTTACTGCTTAGTGTTGATTTTCCTCGATCACCTGACAAACTATTAAAGATTTATCTTGGTGACGGTAAAGATGAGTACGTACAATATAGCGACGTTGATTAA
- the arfA gene encoding alternative ribosome rescue factor ArfA yields MTKKSKAKNTVNSTVDTGRGVVKHNALAAMVTSKLFRPQVVKAKKGKGSFKRNSKHSGQESYLIAA; encoded by the coding sequence ATGACTAAAAAATCTAAAGCAAAAAACACGGTTAATTCAACCGTAGATACTGGCAGAGGTGTTGTCAAACACAATGCACTAGCAGCGATGGTAACGTCTAAATTATTTAGACCGCAAGTAGTAAAAGCGAAGAAAGGCAAAGGTTCATTTAAGCGTAACAGTAAACATTCAGGACAAGAGTCCTATTTAATCGCCGCTTAA
- a CDS encoding DUF7674 family protein, whose product MNDDDVVQSFLNEICCTFPEIKLLMDDQDESMTTSKMEAFADATCTAFANGNIGLAQKYLSYMEQKLIDVHPKEFEFIDVYYVEHLFWQASRATKEIGWPLIPTKLKTLYLNFHGTIAT is encoded by the coding sequence ATGAATGATGATGACGTGGTACAAAGTTTTCTTAATGAAATTTGTTGTACATTTCCTGAGATAAAACTATTGATGGATGATCAAGACGAATCTATGACTACATCAAAAATGGAAGCCTTCGCTGATGCAACCTGTACCGCATTTGCTAACGGAAATATTGGATTAGCACAAAAATATTTATCTTACATGGAACAAAAGTTAATTGATGTTCATCCTAAAGAATTTGAATTTATTGATGTGTATTATGTCGAACACTTATTTTGGCAGGCGAGTAGGGCAACGAAAGAAATTGGTTGGCCACTTATACCTACCAAATTAAAAACGTTATATCTAAATTTTCATGGCACAATAGCTACATAA
- a CDS encoding zf-HC2 domain-containing protein, with amino-acid sequence MSKYVPGMLTCKEIDGFLYDFHENQLSYIECLKFKLHLSMCKECKNYVRKYENIIRISQGEFTNTESAKKVPEDLIKAILKSRKKK; translated from the coding sequence ATGTCTAAATATGTTCCTGGTATGCTCACTTGCAAAGAAATTGACGGTTTTTTATATGATTTTCATGAAAATCAATTATCCTATATAGAATGCTTGAAATTTAAACTGCATCTAAGTATGTGTAAAGAGTGTAAAAATTATGTGCGTAAATACGAAAATATCATTCGCATTTCTCAAGGTGAGTTTACGAACACCGAGTCAGCTAAAAAAGTACCCGAAGACCTTATTAAAGCGATATTAAAAAGTCGAAAGAAAAAATAG
- a CDS encoding acyltransferase family protein, giving the protein MKFNSSVRLSELDWLRVILIFAVFLHHVCMPFNGDNWHIMNNDSSKVLDDIMVYFEQFRLPILFFISGVGSVILLSKVSAKAFALNKITRLFIPLIVGVLLVVPPQTYIENITQLQSYWQEFPKLALKFETNHLWFIEYLIIFALLAIPINKILSAKFGALIINNVVKLSKYKAGLFLLVCLLIVIKIYFSLTFTSDDNKIENLSSSSYYFFFFIAGMVFIQNKSIWQAIGEQRLYNLMILLITTIIFYAYYYSPDLSEYLSLDARWSIWWLVCCLVAWSALLTILGYGQFYLCKTPQWLRLSNELIYPFYIFHQTVIVVVGYHVIGLEASIAVKIILLFVLSFTITSAICLFIIKPFNLLRFLFGLKPKKSLSLLAENSALK; this is encoded by the coding sequence ATGAAATTTAACAGCAGTGTAAGGTTATCAGAATTAGATTGGTTAAGAGTAATTTTGATCTTTGCCGTGTTCCTTCATCATGTTTGTATGCCTTTTAATGGTGATAATTGGCATATTATGAATAATGATTCAAGTAAAGTTCTTGATGATATTATGGTCTATTTTGAGCAATTTAGATTACCGATCTTATTTTTTATTTCTGGTGTAGGTAGTGTAATTTTATTATCGAAAGTAAGTGCTAAAGCGTTTGCCTTAAACAAGATAACAAGGCTTTTTATCCCTTTGATCGTAGGGGTATTATTAGTGGTACCTCCACAGACTTACATTGAAAATATTACACAACTGCAATCTTACTGGCAGGAATTTCCTAAACTTGCGCTTAAATTTGAAACTAACCACCTTTGGTTCATCGAATATCTCATTATTTTTGCTTTGCTTGCCATTCCAATTAATAAAATTTTGAGCGCTAAATTTGGGGCGCTAATTATCAATAATGTCGTAAAACTGAGTAAATATAAAGCCGGTTTGTTTTTACTTGTTTGTTTACTTATTGTGATAAAAATATACTTTTCTTTAACTTTTACCAGCGACGATAATAAAATTGAAAACTTATCATCTTCTAGCTATTACTTTTTCTTTTTTATCGCAGGTATGGTTTTCATTCAAAATAAAAGCATTTGGCAAGCGATAGGCGAACAGCGACTTTATAACTTAATGATATTACTGATCACTACCATTATTTTTTATGCGTATTACTATTCACCCGATCTTAGTGAGTATTTATCCTTAGATGCACGTTGGTCTATTTGGTGGTTAGTTTGTTGTTTGGTTGCATGGTCGGCACTGCTAACTATTTTAGGTTATGGACAGTTTTATTTATGTAAAACCCCTCAATGGTTACGCCTTAGTAATGAATTAATTTATCCTTTTTATATCTTTCATCAAACAGTTATCGTGGTTGTTGGCTATCATGTCATTGGGTTGGAAGCATCAATAGCGGTTAAAATCATACTGCTATTCGTTCTATCATTTACTATTACCAGTGCAATTTGTCTTTTTATCATTAAACCATTTAATTTATTACGCTTTCTATTTGGCCTCAAACCCAAAAAGAGCTTGTCGCTATTAGCAGAAAATAGCGCGCTCAAATAA
- a CDS encoding BufA1 family periplasmic bufferin-type metallophore: MKKVNLTKALLVGASVAALSTGAMAGPNNQLTVAEGASPKVQEQITNWIAGDKVRGRKDKCFGIALAGENDCKAGAGTSCEGTSTSDFQANAWTYSPKGTCESIVTPNGTGSLEG, translated from the coding sequence ATGAAAAAAGTAAATTTAACTAAAGCTTTATTAGTTGGTGCATCAGTTGCAGCGTTAAGCACAGGTGCAATGGCAGGTCCTAATAACCAATTAACGGTTGCAGAAGGGGCATCACCAAAAGTACAAGAACAAATTACTAACTGGATAGCGGGTGACAAAGTTCGTGGACGTAAAGATAAATGTTTTGGCATTGCTTTAGCGGGTGAGAATGATTGTAAAGCAGGTGCTGGTACTAGTTGTGAGGGCACTTCAACATCAGATTTCCAAGCGAATGCGTGGACATATTCACCTAAAGGCACATGTGAATCAATTGTAACACCTAATGGCACAGGTTCACTTGAAGGTTAA